CGTATATCAAACacaataattaatattaaattattattagtgtAGCAAAATACCAAACACAATTTTAATAGATGGGTAATATTTCTTATCACATATAGCCATTGTAGTGGTCTCTGAGCCTATATCCTATGTTTGAATTTAAACCACCATCATCTGGCTACAAATTCATTTCAAGGACCAATATACAACAAAATTAATGATTCTTATTTGTCATTGTCCCTGTCCGTATCAATAAAATGATggtatcaaatttaaatttctgtGCCACAAGTAAAAATGCATTTCTTTTAATACAACTAACAATGATTCAAGCAAAAAACTCCAACGTTTCCTCTTTACCATCCATCGACAATTATGATAGCAAAGTAACTGTGATATTTCCTCTTTAATATCATGGCAGGAATCATTTTTATTTCTAAAGAGGATTCTAGATAAAATGGTGCAAATGATGGCTCTTAATATCATTATAACAATAAATAATGATAACAGAAGAATCCATTATTTGGGAATATCAATATCATTTACATCTTGCGTGATATCAACCTCAGAAGTGGATCGCTATTATTTGCCCTTCTTTTTTCCCCATCTTTTGTTGAGTACGAGGGAAAAGAGCCATCCAGGATAAACCAGTGATGCCTGGACTCTTAAAGATACGCTACCCAGCCCCAATATCTACTGGTCACGATACATCATTCTGATCGTCAGATatatcattagaaaaaaaaaaaaaaaagcttgatgatgttagttcaatgatcagacacacacacacacgtgtgtacttatatacatgtatatatagtatgaatgtatatatttatattgcATCCAAACAAGAGATTGTTTATGCTATCCAGGGGACTGTTTGATACATATACAGTAACCCAGCACATCATTTTGGTTGCCCCAGCCCAGTTTCTATAAATGCATATACTGAAAAGGTGTAATTGAACTACTTCCATAGAATCGAAGTGTAAAATTAATGGAAAAAGATATGATGTACAGCATTGCAGCAACATTTTCTATAAAACACAAGGTCTTCATGTACCATGGGATGCCTAGACCTGGATCGTTGTGAATTTAAACTTTGGAATTAACCTTCTGCTCTAACTGGAGAGGAGTATTCTACTAGCTTGTATCGGTATTTCAATTATGAGATGACAAAACAGAGCGAAGAACAATATTTCAACAAAGTGGTTGCCTGTGCACCTGCTGTGAACTCCAAGTCAACTTAAGTGAAGTTGGAAAGATAATTGTTGGTTTCCTCTTGCTCTCCTCCAAATAAGGGAAGTCCTCGGTAAAATGTAGACCCCTACTTTCTTGCCTCGCAAGTGCACTGTTCACAACCAGTTTTGCGCAGCAGAACAAGTTCCTCATCTCACAAGCTTCAAGTCCAACCATTGTGGGTTTCCACCCTCTGGTGAACAAAAACTCCTCCCATTCTAACTCCAAATCCCCAATCTTCCACTCTGCAGTCTTCAACCGGCTCGTTGACCTCACTATCCCAACATACTCCCACATAATAGACTGCAGCTCCGTCCTAATATCCTTCGTCCTCTGTATAATCTCCTCCACAATGTTATTGCCGAGAGACAACGGAAGAATCGGACGTGCCCACATGGTCGAAGCAGGGATATCAACGGTTGAGCGAGCCATGTGGTCTATTGAGGGCTGCACTGCACGGCGGGCAAAGACCAGTGCTTCAAGCAAAGAGTTGCTAGCAAGCCGATTAGCCCCATGCAAACCGGTGCATGCTACCTCACCAGCTACATATAGACCTTTGACATTTGTTTCTCCCTGTAGCCCAGCTCGGACACCACCACACATGTAGTGAGCTGCAGGGACTACAGGTATTGGTGAGCGGGTTATGTCCAGCCCGTGTCGGAGACACTCTGCAGCAATATTGGGGAAGTGTGAGAGAATTTGCTCTCTTGGCTTCTGGCTTATGTCCAGTAACACAAACATCTCTCCACGTTTTTTCAGTTGATCATCTATACTTCTTGCAACCACATCCCTTGGAGCTAGTTCCGCTCGTTCATCATACAATGGCATAAACCTCTGCATAGACTGGTTATAAAGGATGCCACCATCTCCTCTGACTGCTTCAGTGATCAGAAATGCATTCTCCCGTCTTTTGGTTGGCTTGATTGGGAGGCCTTCATCAGCCAGTGCTGTTGGGTGGAACTGCACAAATCTTGAGGTAGAAAAGGGAACATGTTAGGATGTTGATTTTTCATGGATTGATCTGATTAAAGAATAAAAATGGTTCTGCACTCTGAAAGTTGAGAAACTGTGCATCAAGCTATACATAGTTCATGTATTTTAGTTATGTAACATGCAAAGAATAGGCACCTACTACTTTAAAGAAATATACTCACTCCATGTTAGAAATCACAGCCTGAGCACGATGAGCCATTGCAATTCCATCTCCAGTAGCCACCTGTATATGTATTCAAGATTAATTAGAGGAAAGCAGAGAAATCATCgcaaatatttttctttcaatgttTACATTTAACTAAGAAGCAAAGACACTTGATCCAGTTGCATTGCTGCTTCCtggacaataattttttttaacaggAGTACCAGGTATCAGATTCTTCGAAAACATGTCTTTGAAAACTAGTGATTGACAACAATCACTGGCATGTCTGCAATGTAAATATCGAAAACCAATAGAAAAAACCTGTAATGGAAACCAGTGGTCAACCAGTCTGCACCATCAACGTTAGGTAGCTAAACATACCGGCGGATTTGTGGTTGTGGGATAAATATGTCCAGCTCCTCCAGATGCAAGCAGCGTCACCTTTGAGATGAAACGAACAACCTGGAaattgccacaaaaaaaaaaaaaaaaataaaataaaaaatccagAAAAGATGTCTTCCATCATTTAAAAAGACACTGCAGGCAACTGGAATACAGCTAAAAGGGAGGGGAATATCATGAGATCAGAGGTTTGGAACAGCATCAGGCAGACAACCTGTTGAGTTTCCGCATTCAGAGCATCCACACCATGGCAATATATTTCATCATCATCCTGCGAGATCATGAAGTAAAATGGCTTAGTGATTTCAATATATCATCTAACTTCGTTTTCTTCTTCAATGcccaataaattaatttatcagctATATATGCTTCTCTCATGTTGCCTTGCTTCCATGTTTTTGGCCAAGAAAATTATACTTCCACTTCCTCATTTATGAAGAATAATCCAATCAAATATTTGCATACAATAAACAAAAGCACCAAGAAAACAAAAATTTAATCAGGTGAAAAAGAACTAATGGTA
This genomic window from Elaeis guineensis isolate ETL-2024a chromosome 13, EG11, whole genome shotgun sequence contains:
- the LOC105056289 gene encoding L-aspartate oxidase, chloroplastic is translated as MSTSVSYGSVNLPGGAKLYSTKSYQQTSGLSGLVFKTSMQIDYTRLCTASRFLSAKGNGLLRTPSSHRNASIRAVTIACLQDSSTKYFDFVVVGSGVAGLRYALEVAKHGSVAVITKAEPHESNTNYAQGGVSAVLCPSDSVESHMQDTIVAGAYLCDEETVRVVCTEGPDRVKELIAFGASFDHGEDGKLHLAREGGHSHNRIVHAADMTGREIERALLKAVDDDPNIIVFGHHFVIDLLTSQDDDEIYCHGVDALNAETQQVVRFISKVTLLASGGAGHIYPTTTNPPVATGDGIAMAHRAQAVISNMEFVQFHPTALADEGLPIKPTKRRENAFLITEAVRGDGGILYNQSMQRFMPLYDERAELAPRDVVARSIDDQLKKRGEMFVLLDISQKPREQILSHFPNIAAECLRHGLDITRSPIPVVPAAHYMCGGVRAGLQGETNVKGLYVAGEVACTGLHGANRLASNSLLEALVFARRAVQPSIDHMARSTVDIPASTMWARPILPLSLGNNIVEEIIQRTKDIRTELQSIMWEYVGIVRSTSRLKTAEWKIGDLELEWEEFLFTRGWKPTMVGLEACEMRNLFCCAKLVVNSALARQESRGLHFTEDFPYLEESKRKPTIIFPTSLKLTWSSQQVHRQPLC